Part of the Halomarina litorea genome is shown below.
TGTGCGACACGTCCGACCGGAGCCACAGTTCCATCCGGCGAGTGCGGTCCTCGACGGAGTGGCGCTCGCCGGCTTCCAGCACGACGACCGAGTGGCCCTTCCCCGCCAGCGCGTCCGCCACCAGCGCCCCGCCGGGCCCCGACCCGACGACGCACACGTCCGCGCTCGCGACCGGTCGTCGGTCAGCGCGGTCGGTCCCCGTCATCGCCCCGGCCCCCGCTGGTAGACGTCCGTCCCCCCCGGCCACCCCGGCGGGTTCGGGTTCCCGAGGAGTTCGCCGCCCGTCGGGTGGGTGAACAGCGCGTAGAGCAGGTCGTTGACGAGGTAGTACCTGACTCGCTCGGCGACGCTCCCCTCGGGGTTCGCGTGGACGGCGTAGACGCCCAGTTGCGCCAGCGCCCGGTGGCGGTCGGCCGGGTCGAGGGCAGCGACCGGCCGGTCGAACCGCGCGACGCAGAATTCGTCGACGGTGTCGATGGCTCGCGCCAGCCCGTCGAAGTGGCCGGGGAGCGGTTCGGGTCGCCCGAACACCCGCCTGCGGACGAACGAGGCGTCCACCGTCACCGCCGAGGGGTAGACCACCGCAGCGACTGCCGTCGCCGCCGCGACGCGGGCGTCCGTCGCCGGTTCGTCCGCTCCGTCCGCCGCGAGGGCCCCCGGCCCGTAGCCGAGGGCCGTCGCGCCGAGCGTCGTCCCCGCCAGCGCGGCCAGCGCGTCGCGTCGCGAGAGGGTCACCGGTACCACCCCCGGCCGCCGCCCGTGAAGGGTCGTATCGTCGCGCGTGTCGAGGGGAGGGGCCGCGCTGGTTCACTCACGGGAGAATCCCTCCGAGAACGCGACGGGAAGTCGGTCCGCCCGAGCCCACCGCAGGGGTGGCCAGAGGGCGGCGAGCGCGAGGAACCCAGCGATACCGAGGAGCGCGACCAACAGGTCGCCGTGCCAGTAGAGCGCCAAGAGCACCCCGGACGCGATCTCGCCGAGGGTTCCGTCCCCGGCCAGCCCCGTCGCGTAGTCCACCACGGCCGGGCGGGACGTGAAGACGCGGACGTCGTGCGTGAGCGTCGCGAGACCCGTCCCGGCGACCAGCCACCCGACGCCGACGACGAACAGGGCGGCCGTCGCGAACCGTCCGCCGGTGCTCCCGCCGTCCGCCGAGAGGTGCGTCGACGCGCTCGTCCCGTCCACGAGGTGGTAGTCGGCGGCGACGAGGACGGCCAGTCCGACTGGAAGCGAGAGCGCCGCGCCCACGAGGTACGTCCAGACGTTCGTGAGGTAGGGTGCCCTCCCCAGGAGAGCCGCCAGCCACGCGACGACGGCGAGCGTACACGCGACGGCGACGACGAGGGTGACGACGTACGAGCCCAC
Proteins encoded:
- a CDS encoding gluconate 2-dehydrogenase subunit 3 family protein, whose product is MTLSRRDALAALAGTTLGATALGYGPGALAADGADEPATDARVAAATAVAAVVYPSAVTVDASFVRRRVFGRPEPLPGHFDGLARAIDTVDEFCVARFDRPVAALDPADRHRALAQLGVYAVHANPEGSVAERVRYYLVNDLLYALFTHPTGGELLGNPNPPGWPGGTDVYQRGPGR